Below is a window of Electrophorus electricus isolate fEleEle1 chromosome 1, fEleEle1.pri, whole genome shotgun sequence DNA.
cttaGATTTGAGACACTATGTGGAGAGGAGAAGTAGTCATTGATTTCATGAGAAAGGataaaaagaggaagagagaataagacagacagagagagagagagagagagaaagagagagagagagagagagagagagagagagagagagagagagagagagagagagagagagaaagagaaacagctgaGGAGCTCAATAAGTTTCTATGCCGTTCCAGTCACCTTGGGACACAAGTTATAGGGCCATCTGTTCTATTGTAAATGTTAATTATAATGGCATGTAAACAAAGCACATGTTTATCCATGTGCATTCACATATGACTGAGCATTATGGCTAATGTAATTAATGAATTCCCTAACACATTTCCTAGTGTCCTACCCCTTTGGATGCTGAAGAGTTGGGCTTAATTTCTAAGATTTTCCAGTCACATTTTTGGAGGGGTGCTCAGGACTCCCTGGGTTTTGGTTACGAGGTACCTATCTTTCTCCTGAACCAACCAGAATACATTAAGAATGCAAAATCTTAATCAAGAAATACCAGTGTTTCCTGGTGAGGATGATGCACACAAATCAAACAGTCTGCATTctgaattaaattatatatttacgAGTTATATGATTGAGGATTTAATTTTAAAGCTTTTACCAGTACAGTTCCAAAataacacagtaaaacagtaattagGAGCAGCTACTTATGTTTCATTAGAATACACAAGGCATCTCTGGACACAGATATCTATTCACTTCTTTCACTCTTCTTGACTGAAATCAATTTAAAACAGGGGTGTTTCAATAAAGTGCATATCCTGTTTCAGGTAGCAGCCTGAGTCCAAATTAGAGCAGATCCTGCTATCcgacaaaaagagaaaaataatctCTAGTCAAATACAGAAGGTATTTATTAAGCAGCCAATTGACAAGGCATGCCTCTgtcaaaatgcattttacaggTGTACAATTATAGACTGCAGCCCATTTGTTGGCATTCGTGAGTGACCCACTGACCCACCCATAACTGGTCCATTCTGAGCACAGGACCCAGCTACCCAAGTATTACTAGGTGGTGGACCATTCTCAATACAGTATTAACATGGTAGTGGTATGGCTGTGAATATAACATTGGTAGTATATCAGGCAAGCCTTATTTCTGGAGTTTTTACACGTGTCCCTTTGACTAGTGGGTTAGGACTAAGTGGTCTTCAGCCCAAAGATTTCCAGACAACAGCTTtcctgtagtcagaaactgaccttCAATAAAAGACTGGAAGATGGCTAACACAAAAAGCATGGCAAGAGATGAGCTACAGACTCTAACTGTATACTAGGAGGTACTTACAATAGTGCCTGATGAATATATGTAGTTTGCTACTCACAACAAAGCAGATAAAACAGACAAAGCCTATTGCCAGAGTAAAGGAACTCAGTTATAGCATAGAAAACTGTGTTACTGGAGTTTCATGATATTTGCTAATATgtgggaaataaaaaaaaaaaaaaaaaaaaacttggctTAGTGTTGAGAACTGACAGGGAAAAATGATAGGGAAAATTTAGTTTTGCTGTGTGTTGCacaacattgtgtgtgtgtgtgtgtgtgtgtgtgtgtgtgtgtgtgtgtgtgtgtgtgtgtttgtgtgtgtgtgtgtgtgtgtatgtgaatgaatgCATACAGCAAGCATTTCTTACAAGCAACTAAGCTATATGCACGTCTTATTGAACACTGTGTggtaatttttaaatttgtatcTATGACTAGGGCCTGTTAATAGGTTTATCCCTACACTCAATGCCCTTCATATATGGACTATACTGTAAAACTTTATTGAATTGCTGTAAAACTGATTATTGGTTAACGGCATCATTATTTGCTAGAACATAGTGTTAATTATCTGCCATGAACTTGCATACCGCGCACCCCCACTGAGTACATTTTCCTCAATAATCATTAGGTTTGTAATTAGAACATTTTCAAGTTCAATACGATTTTTGATTATTAGGTCAAGATTCTATATgatttttggtatttttgtaTACTACAAAATTGACTTAGCTCAGAACAatacaaattatatttctaAACAAAACATAGTAAAGTGCAACAACCAATATAAAAATCTGCCAACAACTGCCAAAAGCTGAAAACTGCATACAAAACTTGATATAATCAAAAACCTCCCCAGAAGACCCTTCGATGAGACCAAGGGAAGATTCAATTACAATTTTTCAATTTTTGATAAAGCATTGAAATCATTTGCACTTATataggtaataataatatataggCTCTGTGCTTGACTTTATTCTAGTGTGTCAATAGACTGAAAACTCATTCCAAAAATAACAAGGTTTTCAGGGGTCTCAGATGACCCGACAGTggttttaacaaataaaattgtCATTTGTATTATAGTATTTGATTACATTGACAACAAATGTTGATTTCAGCAGAAATTTGTGCCAGTTTTTTCAACCTTAAGAGATTAATCTGCCAACCCTATCATCCCACATATCTAAAGGAAGagcttacatttgttttgtacaCTGCTGATACACACCAAGACAGATTCAAAGCATATGTGAAGTTTTGGTGTGTTTCAAGAACATCAGGAGATCATTTTGGTTTAATTGCTGGtgtattaagaaaataaatgataagCTAGCAAACAACTAACTGAACTGACCTTTGAAATGCCTTACACACTTACAAACCAGACCTTACCATTATGTTATCATTCTGCCATTAACCAAAAGAATTTGTGAGTGATTTTGAGctgaacaaacaaaccaatCTCAAAGGTTATCAGATGGGCAAGGTGATTTTTCAAGAACATATTAAAATTAGCCTCAACAATttgtcattatatatatatatatatatatatatatatatatatatatatatatatatatatatatatatatatatatatatatatatatatatatgttatgtatattatgtataatacacatatattaacAATTTGTGTCAAAGGTCTCCTTCAATAACTGGCGAATGTCTCAAGTGTGTTACCAAATGCATGTGAACCAGCTCCTGACCCAACATACAAGGAAGAATGGTTTCATACAGACGGTCACATAGTCTATGCCTTTCTATGAGTCATATGCTACTGAATTCACCTGCCAACctcaattaataaataaccacTATATTTACACACTTACAGTATATATAATCAATGGGGATAAAGAGTAAAGTTGGAAGCAGGGACAGGCACATCACAGGGTGCATGAATACATATTGACTGGCCACTTCATAAAGTACACCTgtcttataggtgcattttataggaGTGCTATTACAGAATATAGCCCATCTCATAGCATGTACAACTTGTCAACCACACTAAGTGTTCAGTTTGACCACAGAACCACTGCTGAATATAGTACATGCTTTTATGCTATTCTCAACACATCATTGCCAATGCCATGCAGCCTAAGTAATGTAGTATGgggtgttgtgctggtatgagtgtgaTAGTGGACTACACTGTACAATATTTAGACCCTATATGTTCCCTTCCTTTACATTTTCCACTTTACTAGATGTGCTACTGATGCATTGCTGCTAATAAAGTTAATGCATTTAGGAGACTAAtcaatgtgtgcatgtaggagATCGTTGTATACGTAATTACAGTGCAAGTACAGTTGCTAAACTAAATATTCACAACTACCTACTGTACGACAGCACAACACATTTGAGTTGCTTCGTTGCAAATGGTTTTCTTTTCGTAAAACAAAACTCGTAAAAAGAAGCaccccttctttttctttgctatACACTGATGTCTTGACATCAGCTCTACGTCTGCAGGCTAAATCAAGCGCATTTACACTGAACTTCACTTTTAACTGCAAAAAACATCCACAGCGATGACTTTTTTTGTGTTGCGTTTGCGTTCTGTGTTCGACTGCAGCAGACGACCTTGCTTGGGTACCCTAAAAGTAATGATCTGCGAGACGCACATCAGACGGATCTCACCTGGAGCACCGCAATCAGCACAGTTACCGTTTCCTGGTATATTCAGAAGCTCCCGTAAGCGGCGTCTGTTCGTTTCTTGCTCGGAGGCcatgttaaaatgtatatatgtacagacGTAAAGACCCGAAAGCAGTGGTTCTCTCCAGTGGACTCTACTGCTGTAGTATCGAACAGGGCGGCAATGGGCTCAATTGCAATACGCACGCGCTTTAGTCGATCCTAGATTTCCAGCGCATTTCTAGGCTCCTCTATCAGTAGTGTCGTTTTCTGTTTAGGTCAATATTACTTATCTAGCAGACAGATAtgatcaaagaaaacaaaaaaaatctaaatgtttgcAATGGCCGCTCTCGATACGAAACATGAATTCCGTCTCTCCCCTCTAAGCCAGTTTCTCAAGACTCATCTCTGCGTTCCGCCGCCCTCCCCTAAGAGGGAGACCTCACGCGGTCATGCGCTTACAATGTGCCTCACAACATCAACCAGCTGGAATCTTGGAGACTCTGTATATTGCAAAGTGACATTGAAACGAGtattaaaaaaatcactaaggcaataaatatataaaacaacatttttgttgtttggggCTATTATTGcgataataaaataatactttcTGATTGGAGTTACAGTTAATATCCTTTTAATGCAGTtcgaaaacaaataaaaaatacataaaacctTAAATAAGTATATAAGAAAAATGAATGGAGGCCTACAAATAAATAGGCTATTAGacataaaaaaagtaaataaataacgtgtggtccattttaaaataataaataaatacacaaacaaagataaaaacgttaacaaatgtgtaaacctgTAATGGGAACCCATGTGACTTATATTCATAACAAAGGCCTGAATGTGCGTAAAATGTATCGCGAGCAATACGCGATTAATCAGTGTAACCTTTTACACAACACCTATGTTCGCGGCAAGCGAAAAATGCTTTGGAGTAGTGATGTCCGATTCCTGAaggacttctttttttttaatcaaacgtTCTCTAATAAAAATCGAATGGCAATCATTCATAGCtgaatcacaaaacaaaatctaacATAAAGtagtaaatgtgttttgaattCGCTTAAATGTAGTCGGTAGCTTCGATGTTTGTGCTTTTCGCAGTCTGCACATGTGACCGTTATTGTGTCACTCCTAGAGAAACCGAATAACCTACCTTGACTCAGTCGCTGAGTGAAAGATCCTGTCCCTAGGGCCTCTGCGTGGTTCTTGACTGAGATGGATGTCAACGGTTTTCGAAAATGTTCGACTGAAATCACtcagaaaaacattttagatgAGTTGGGTTTTGCCACGTTCGGTTGAAAATTAGCCGAAAACTCAATTACTGCGACCTTTACTGTGAGTGTATGCACTCATAACAGCAACATGCAGACATTAAATGttatgcatatttttatttgcatgcatgcgCTCTTAGAATGTTGACACTGTGTGAGCTGCATATGTTACACCGCgatttttaatgcaaatagAAACCATATTAGAGCTCTGAATAGACTTGTCATTCAGTAGGCCGAGCACAACGCTAATTCTCCATTCCCTGTGGCGTTCCAGTAACAGTACTATATGTCGTTACTGATGCAATTTGCGACCGAGTTGGATTTGATTAACAATGGACCTAATTTAATTAAACGTCAACATATTACAAATAGGATCACATTTAAAAGATGCCGCAAAACATGCATCCTACAGTAAAGCTCGTTTATGTTGCGTATGCTATTAACTCAAAGGTTTGCACTTTTCATTAGAAAATAAGGTTTAAAGTAGGCTGTGTACACTTGAGGTGCACAGGAATGGGGTTAGCGTGTGAAGTTCCATATACGGACTACCATATAGTGCAACCCAGCTTTCTGTACTGAGGAGTTTGTACTCCGATGACTCGGAATGACTTTTTTCTCTGTAAACTTGAAGAAGTAGTAGTGCTTAAAGAtaattctgattggctgaaagaCTTGTCTATCATTTTCGTGACCCGCGTCATCTGTTACTAGATAGAAAGCTTACCATAAGGCGGGCATTCAGCCACCGGAAAAGTGACCGATAGCATTTTGATGTAATGCCGAAAGCGATGTTTGGAAACGATTTATATTAATCAAATTGGGCTGACATAGGCTAGACGTACCGTTCATTACagaacattacattttagtttgcCAAAGGATGGGTTTACTACGGCGATCTCATCATCGATCATCAGTTCATTGTTTTGACCGTTAGCGGCATACATTTTGGGATCTCGGTATGTGCATAATTTAGATGCATGGGTGCAGCTTTGAACTAGTTTTTATATAAACAACTATATATTAATTGaactatattttttttctaaaatagtGAGAAAATCCTTGTCTCTTGCTCAAGATCTGGCAAACTGATAACTAAAGTATAAGGACAAATattgacatttttacatgacatgttaattatatttgtatctTATGATTGATCATTGGTATTTTAGTTATAATTTACAGAACACTTcagatgtaaaaaaataaaaataaaaaattacactgGAAAACTAGATTTTGAACAGTAGACTATTGCTGGACTGTAGCCGTCTGTTGGACATGGGGTGGGGCTGGTTCTATGAGTTGCGCATATGGGGTGGGGCTGGTGTTACGGTTAGGGGATGGGTGAGGTGGTAGTGTTGAGGCCCTTGGTATAAGAGATTAGGGATGTAGTAGATGGGTGGGGTAGGGACAGAATTTCATCCCCAATGCAGCTCTCTAGTGTAAAGCTATGGGAAATCATACAACATTCTGTTAGTTTTTATCGATTCTTCTGCGCCCTCTCTTGGCCAATACCTGCAACTGCTCCACTATCTAACTGGAGGGTCCGTGGGTGCAGAGCCTCTACAGCGTCATCAGTTCTCGAACACGTTCGAATCGAACCGTCATTCGGTAGAACATCTTAGAACAGCGGCTTATGTCACGTGCGGTGATAATCGATCCTATGAAACGATGCAACGTTAACACTGCGAATCATGATGTGCACGCTCAAATCTAATATATTACCACTCTACTTCGTGTTTATGTTTGCCGCTAAACAGTAGTTCCTGCATATAACTAGACTACAATATCACGTATTTTTGCTATATCATGCGACCTACGGTAATGATCAAAATAGAAGAGCTAGCTATATAAATCAGCAGCAGCGGCTCCAGTGTAAAACAGCGAGGCACAGACAACACGCGACTTGCCGTGCGCACCGCAACGCTTCTGGGGTGGGCGCTAGCGTGATTCAAAAACCAGGCTTTTATGACTACCCAATAGTGTGTTAACAATGGAGAaagaaatcaagaaataaaTAGCTTTTAAAGCCCCATGTTCAtccattatttttgtatttttgcttttatgttgcattttgttTCTATAGTTGTcagtttgtatatatatatatatatatatatatatataaacatttgcaCACAGAATATAcccacaaaacaacaaacatataGGAAAGAACTTCAGTTTTAATTAAGGGTCCAAAATACAGTCAAATTAAGTAACCAGCTTGCTCCAACCTCAcaactacattaaaaaaaggtaaaaactTAAAAGCATGTAATTCTTGTGCACAATGAGAATAACATTCTGCAAATATGGAACACTCAGAGGAACAGAAAATCTTATGTGCTCATTAGCAATTGAGGACATGATAATGGACATGGAGCTTTCGCAGCAAAATCCTGAGAAATATGAATTTGATTTAATGAGCTAGCAATTTTTGTCCATTCAAACTAGGGCCTGAACCCATACATCTAGGGGCCGTCTTGTTTATAGCAATTAGCAACACTATCGTGAGGAGTTGGAACTAGAGCGTGAGCGGTGGCGTCTACGGCCTGGAGACCTGGAACGGGAGCGTCTCCGCACTGGTGAGCGTCGCCGAGGTGAGCGAGACCTGCAGGAATAACAAGGTACATCAGTTAAGAAGATGCATACAAACATAGTGCTTGGCACAATGCCAATATATGATCCAATGAGATCCCGAGTACCCTAAACGCTGCGGGATGTCTAATGGTCTTGTGACAGAGCTTCATGTATTGTTTCACAGACACATTACAAAGTGTTCATAGCACAGCTTTACTTGATCTGACTAATCTACGTATGTATGCATAGTGACTAAAATTGAATTCCAAAAGCTTGAACAGTGAGACTACGCATGGAATAAATGCCATTCCTCCTGGCAACCCAGGAGAGACACTGACCGTCTCCTCATGCGCGGTGGAGTACGGCGCCacatgggtggaggagggggcatCCTGCGTGGAGGGGACAACCTGCGAGGGGCAGGTCGTATCCTTGGAGCCAAGACAGCTGTAGCTGTGATCTCCTGACCATCTATTTGACCTGAAGACAATGGAAACAGCGCACTAAACGGATTGGTAATTGTactacttttaattttttttttttttttttaattgaaaaagtCCCATCGGGTAGCCTTCAAAGTCTTTTCCACAGTAAGAAAAAGCATGGCTCCCTATTAGGAAAAGGAAACGGATTTTCAGTAATACaatacaaaagacaaaaaccaaGGACACCAGCAATATTTAAAGAGCTGAACCATTTCTAGATGAAACAAGAGATTTCCACATGCCAGGGGCACCAATTACCACAATAATCATATTCTCTTTAATGTATCAGCAGAAAGAGTATTCATTACCAGGCAAGAATTTACCTCCATCCATGTGTTTGAGGGCCTTCTGAGCTTCCTCTGGAGTTTCATACTCAACATAGGCGTAGCCTCTTGACAAGTTTGGATGAAAACGATCTAAAGGCATGTCAATCATTTTTATCTTCCCATATGTAGAGAAGATCTCTTGAATGTGATCCTACAAACATACAtaagtcattaaaaatattgatGACCTGaacgtttatttattttggtgtcATCAGTGTCCCAGAGAAGAATTCCGAGATTACTTACCTTGGTGACATTCCTAGTTAGCCTTCCTAGATGAAGTTTGGTAGGTTTGGGGCTCGGGCTCCTCCTCTTGCGTTCTTTGTCATCAACTCTTTTCTGTGATTTGGACCTacacaacaaatacattcaaattcaCCATTATTTTTCAGACCCTTAAGACAAAGAGGAaaggaattttaaaatgcaaatattgacATCACCAATTAAAAACTAATGTGGATGAATTAAAGTTCCAATGGGGAATTGCCAAAACAGTACCAGTGACCTGCTATCCTGATCTGAAAGATCAGAATTGGAGCCCATCTTGGCATATTTTAATCAAGTGGTACAGAATTTTAAACCCTGCGAAATTGGACATGCAGTCACAACATTTCATTTGACTGATATATTCAATGACAGCAAATCTAGTTAGCATTTTAAAGACGAACGTTAGTTTCCATTTAACAGCAATATGATTACTCAGAGTCTAGTCACACTTTTAATAATCTATTAACTAATCAAACTACTGAGTATTTTTAGTTGCTTATTACTGTGGGAAGGCTAATCTCCATgttctttaattaattaaatcctTAACTTGTGACATTTTAACTTCATTATTCATTACAGATGTACTTagtacaatttacatttacggcatttagttGCCGCAAAGCGATTACAAccatgactgaatacaacttgatcaattgagggttaagagtcttacccaggagcccaacagtggcaactggcaaccttctgattacaagttaagtaccttaaccactgagctaccactgccatttttgcaaaacaacaaaaccagtAATTTAGAAAATAGTTGCTTAAATCACAGActtaaaacttgttttttttttcacaaatgtacaaaacataGCCTTCGGCTGCAAATACGTTTTGAACAGCTTACTTTGAGCGTGAGCGCCTGCGATTATCATGCCGTCTCCGACTGGGGCTGGGTGACCCTGAGGACCCAGATGAGCTGGAGGAGCGAGAGGAGCTAGAGGATCCAGAGCGGCTGGAGCCTGAAGAGGAGCTGGAGCCACTGGAAGAGCCAGAGCTGGATCCagagctgctgctggagctggagcttgACCTATgcaaaagagcaagaaagattaaacaattctatttaaaaatgcaaaatgatgAAAGGATACTGTggaaaacaaggactggaatgcattaaaaataataggAAAGTAAGTttcattacacagacacactaagtCATTCTTAGGCTGTATTAAAcctcacctgctgctgctgctcccagTGGAGTTACTGCGGCGTTTGCGattcttctctctgcctctctccttatCAGCACCTTCCTTCGCACCAAccttttctttgcctttttctttgGCTTTGTCCTCTGAACGCTCTCTGCGTTTGGTAGGTGACGGGGCCCTGCGTGAATGGTtacggggaaaaaaaaaattcgtACGTTaagaacattttcttttatgaaaAGACTTGCTTGAGATTTAAGGTCAAACATGACTTGTAAGTCTAACACGGCTGC
It encodes the following:
- the LOC113590970 gene encoding RNA-binding protein with serine-rich domain 1, with protein sequence MAPSPTKRRERSEDKAKEKGKEKVGAKEGADKERGREKNRKRRSNSTGSSSSRSSSSSSSSSGSSSGSSSGSSSSSGSSRSGSSSSSRSSSSSGSSGSPSPSRRRHDNRRRSRSKSKSQKRVDDKERKRRSPSPKPTKLHLGRLTRNVTKDHIQEIFSTYGKIKMIDMPLDRFHPNLSRGYAYVEYETPEEAQKALKHMDGGQIDGQEITATAVLAPRIRPAPRRLSPPRRMPPPPPMWRRTPPRMRRRSRSPRRRSPVRRRSRSRSPGRRRHRSRSSSNSSR